In a single window of the Raphanus sativus cultivar WK10039 chromosome 9, ASM80110v3, whole genome shotgun sequence genome:
- the LOC108823557 gene encoding pentatricopeptide repeat-containing protein At1g73400, mitochondrial, translating into MRRLVFSYILRSTSSFHLSTPPERSTLLSHLLTFPPKSIRISTHSYSTALSTKNLHEARTHGSNHAVGLLHEAITSNPNPYDDLENALSQTGVVLTTPIVSKILQRLQFEEKIAFRFFTWAADHHHNYSHEPSTYNEMIDILSSTKYKNRQFRILIDMLDYMKRNDKRSVPVDVMVEILRKYCERYLTHVQKFAKRKRIRVKTQPEINALNMLIDALCKCGLVKEAEGLVKRMRFKVKPDENTYNVLFFGCCRVRDPKKAVRLLEEMIGAGHKPENFTYCAAIDSFCQVGMVDEAAEMFEFMVTKGSAVSAPTARTFALMIVALAKSDRVGECFELVGRMVSMGCLPDVATYKGVVEGMCEAGKVEEAYRFLDEMSCRGYPPDVVTYNCFLRVLCENRKRDEAVKLYKRMSCDPSVQTYNMLISMFFEMDDPEGAYSTWREMDERGCGQDVETYCAMVNGLFECGRDKEACFLLEEVVSKGLKLPYRAFDSFLMRLSEVGNIKVIHKVSEHMKKFYNHSMARRFALSEKRKSTKLRGK; encoded by the coding sequence ATGCGAAGGCTGGTGTTCTCCTACATCCTCCGCTCTACCTCCTCCTTCCATCTATCAACACCACCAGAAAGGTCCACACTCCTCTCTCATCTCTTAACCTTCCCTCCAAAATCGATCCGAATCTCCACCCACTCCTACTCCACGGCTCTCTCAACAAAAAACCTCCACGAAGCGAGAACACACGGATCCAATCACGCCGTCGGACTCCTCCACGAAGCCATAACATCGAACCCAAACCCCTACGACGACCTCGAAAACGCCCTATCTCAAACCGGCGTCGTTTTAACGACTCCAATAGTGTCCAAGATCCTCCAGAGACTCCAATTCGAAGAAAAAATCGCCTTTAGATTCTTCACATGGGCAGCAGATCACCACCATAACTACTCCCACGAGCCGTCTACTTACAACGAGATGATCGACATCTTATCGAGCACCAAGTACAAGAACAGACAGTTCAGGATCTTGATCGACATGCTCGACTACATGAAGCGAAACGACAAGAGATCCGTTCCTGTAGACGTTATGGTCGAGATTCTAAGAAAGTACTGCGAGAGGTATCTGACGCACGTCCAGAAGTTCGCTAAAAGGAAACGGATCAGAGTCAAGACCCAGCCCGAGATCAACGCGCTGAACATGCTCATCGACGCGCTCTGCAAGTGCGGTCTTGTTAAAGAAGCTGAAGGTTTGGTTAAGAGGATGAGGTTTAAAGTCAAACCGGATGAGAATACGTACAATGTGTTGTTTTTCGGTTGTTGTAGAGTTAGGGATCCCAAGAAGGCTGTGAGGCTGCTTGAGGAGATGATTGGAGCTGGACATAAACCTGAGAACTTCACTTACTGCGCTGCGATCGACTCGTTCTGTCAAGTGGGGATGGTGGATGAGGCGGCGGAGatgtttgagtttatggttACGAAAGGCTCTGCTGTGTCAGCTCCGACGGCGCGGACTTTTGCGCTGATGATCGTGGCGTTGGCCAAGAGTGATAGAGTTGGAGAGTGTTTTGAGCTGGTGGGGCGGATGGTGAGCATGGGGTGTCTTCCCGATGTGGCGACGTACAAGGGAGTGGTTGAAGGTATGTGCGAGGCTGGGAAAGTTGAGGAAGCGTATAGGTTTTTAGATGAGATGAGTTGTAGAGGGTATCCGCCTGATGTGGTCACTTACAATTGCTTTCTCAGGGTGCTTTGTGAGAATCGAAAGCGCGACGAAGCGGTTAAGCTTTATAAGAGGATGAGTTGTGATCCCAGCGTACAGACGTACAACATGCTGATATCTATGTTTTTCGAGATGGATGATCCGGAGGGTGCGTATAGTACGTGGAGAGAGATGGATGAGAGGGGGTGTGGTCAAGATGTTGAGACGTACTGTGCTATGGTTAATGGGCTTTTTGAGTGTGGTAGGGATAAAGAGGCGTGTTTTCTTCTGGAGGAGGTTGTGAGCAAGGGGCTGAAACTGCCGTACCGAGCGTTTGATTCCTTTCTGATGCGTTTGTCGGAGGTTGGGAATATTAAGGTGATCCATAAGGTTTCTGAGCATATGAAGAAGTTTTACAATCATAGTATGGCTAGGAGGTTTGCGCTTAGTGAGAAGAGGAAAAGTACAAAACTCAGAGGGAAGTAA